The DNA segment GTACCGGCGGCGGCACCCGGGCGTGCTCCAGCGCGGCCAGCGGCACGATCCACGGCGACACCGAGGTGGCGAAGCTCTTGCCGAGGAACGGGCCGAGGGGGACGTACTCGAACGCCTGGATGTCGCGCGCCGACCAGTCGTTGACCAGGCACACCCCGAAGACGTGCTGATCGAAATCGGCCAGTGGCACCGGGGTTCCGAGCGTCGACGGTGCGCCGACGACGAAGCCGAGCTCGGCCTCGATGTCAAGCCGCTGCGACGCGCCGAACTCCGCTCCGGGCCGCAGCCCGCTCGGGCGGACGATGTCGGTCCCGGACACGACGACGGTGCCGGCGCGGCCGTGGTAGCCGATCGGGAGGTGCTTCCAGTTCGCGGTGAGCGGTTCCTGACCGGGTCGCAGGATCCGGCCGAGGTTCGTCGCGTGCTGCTCGGACGCGTAGAAGTCGACGTAGTCGGCGACGGTGAACGGCAGGTGCATGACGGCGTCGGCGGCGGGCACCGTCGGCAGCAGGTCGCGATGGGCTTCGTCGGTCACCCAGGTGATCAGCGAGGCCCGCAGCGACGACCAGACCGCCGGGCCGGCGGCGAGCAGGGCGTCGAGCGTCGGGCCGGTCACCGCGGCGGCCAGCGACGGGTCGAGGCGGCGCACCGCGGCCGGCAGGTCGATGATCTGGTCACCGAGCGCCACACCGGCCCGCCGATGCGGCTCGTCAGGCGTGCTGAAGATTCCGTAGGGCAGCGCGCCGATACCGGAATGCCTGTTCACCGCAGTTCCTCCGGGAGTAGTCCAAGATCTGAAAGGCCGCCGACCGGCTCGCTGACGCTGCACGTCCCGAAGCTCACGAAGAGCTCGCGGACCCGCTGGGCGAGAGGGGCGTCGATGGTCGTGATCGCCGCGGCGACCCGGTGCGCGTCCTGGTCGGCGAGCGCCGCCGCCACCTCGCCGATGTCGCCGCCCTGGACGGCGTGCGCGGTCGCCAGCAGCACGTTGAGGAAGCCGTGATGTTCGAAACCGGTCGTCGCGTCGCGATGACGGACCGGGTCGTGCAGTCCCGCCGTCAGCTTGAAGGGACATCCGGCCCGCGCCGCCGACCAGAGCGCGGCGGCCAGGTCGTGCTCCGCCGGGAAGGCTTCCGCCCGTACCCCGCCGGTCCTGATCTTCAATCGCACGCCCGCGTCGCGCAGAGCCGCAAGGCGAGGCACGGTGATCTCCGCCAGGGGCATCTCGCGGTAGGTGGTCAGGGCACCGGGGAGGGCGTCAAGGCCTGGCCCTTCCACCGCAACCAGATCAATACCGGTCATCGCCGCCGCAACCTCCACGATCGCGACCGGCCCGGAAGCAGCCGGCACCGCGAGGCCCGGGACCGGAGCGGGAACGGTCAGCGACACCGGCAGCGGCGGCCATCCCGGATCGGACACGGCGAGGGCGAGCGCGTCGAGGCGCGCCGCCGAGCAGACGAACGGGCCGAGCAGCGGCGCGAGCGGCGACACCGCGCGCTCCCGGTGGGCCTTCACCGCGTCCGGCAGCGGCAGATCACCGGGCGGGAAGATCGCCGCGTCGTCGAAGAGGCCCAGGAAGAGAGGGCTCGGGAAGGGCGGATTCACGGCTTACGCGCCCAGGTCCACGCATAGACCCCGTCGTCGCTGATCCGGCCCGCCTCACCCAGACCGAGCGGACGGAACGTGTCGACCATGACGGCGGTCTCGTCGAATCGTTCCGCGCCGAGGCTCGCCTCGATCGCGGCCGGCTGCGGCCCGTGCGGATAGCCGCCCGGGTGCAGGCTGATCGACCCGACGTTGATGCCTGATCCCTTCCGGGCTTCGTAGTCGCCGCCGACGTAGAACATGACCTCGTCGGAGTCGACGTTGGAGTGGTAGTACGGCACCGGCACGGCGAGCGGGTGGTAGTCGACCTTGCGCGGCACGAAGTTGCAGATCACGAAGTTGGCGCCCTCGAAGACCTGGTGCACGGGCGGCGGCTGGTGGATCCGCCCGGTGATCGGCTCGTAGTCGGCGATGTTGAACGCGTACGGGTAGAGGCACCCGTCCCAGCCGACCACGTCGAACGGGTGGTGCGGCAGCACGTGCACGCTGCCGGCGAGCCCGCCAGGACCGTCGCCGCGGTGCTTGATGTAGACCTCGACCTGCTGCTCGTCCACCGGATCCGCGGCGACCGGCAGCCGCAGATCGCGCTCGCAGTACGGCGAGTGCTCCAGGAACTGCCCGTACCGCGAGAGGTACCGCTTGGGCGGCGCGATGTGACTGTTCGCCTCGATCGCATAGAGGCGCAGCGGCAGCTCTCCGGACGGCACCCACCGATGCGTGGTGGCCCGAGGAATGATCACATAGTCGCCGGGCGACACGTCCAAGTGACCGAAAACGGTCTCCACGGTGCCGGTCCCGGCCTCGACATAGACGCATTCGTCGCCGACGGCGTTGCGGTACAGCGGCGACGCCGTCCCGCAGACGACATAGTTGATGCGGACATCCGCGTTGCCGAGCACCAGCCGGCGGTCCTGGACCGCGTCGCACGACTTCCAGTCGAGGCCCTCGAAGAGCGTGTGCAGCTTGAGGTGGCGCGGCAGCAGCGGCTGGTTGGCGGTGGTGGCCTGATCCGGCAGCTGCCAGATCCGGGCGCCGACCACCGCCGACGGGACGTGCCGGTGGTAGAGCAGCGACGAGTCGGAGGAGAAGCCCTCCTCGCCCATCAGCTCCTCGTAGTACAGGGCACCGGAAGGATCACGATGCTGGGTGTGCCGTTTGGGCGGGACGGAGCCGGCCCGCTGATAGAAGGCCATGACTAGAAGTTCCCACGTTTGGCCTGCTCGCGCTCGATCGCCTCGAACAGCGCCTTGAAGTTGCCCTTGCCGAACCCGAGCGAGCCGTGCCGCTCGATCAGCTCGAAGAACACCGTGGGCCGGTCGCCGATCGGCTTCGTGAAGATCTGCAGCAGGTAGCCGTCCTCGTCCCGGTCCACCAGGATGCCGCGCTTCTGCAGCTCCTCGATCGGCACCCGCACGTTGCCGATCCGGGCCCGCAGCTCCGGGTCCTCGTAGTAGGAGTCCGGGGTCGCCAGGAACTCGACGCCTTCCTCGACCAGCGCGTCGACGGCCCGCAGGATGTCGTTCGTGGCGAGCGCGAGGTGCTGGGCGCCCGGTCCCCGGTAGAACTCCAGGTACTCGTCGATCTGCGACTTCTTCTTGCCGAGCGCCGGCTCGTTGAGCGGGAACTTGACCCGGTGGTTGCCGGACGCGACCACCTTCGACATCAGCGCCGAGTAGTCGGTGGCGATGTCGTCGCCGATGAACTCGGCCATGTTGGTGAAGCCGAGGACCCGGTTGTAGAAGTCCACCCACTCGTCCATGGCGCCGAGCTCGACGTTGCCGACCACGTGGTCGAGCGCCTGGAAGATCCGCTTGGGGGCGCCCGCGCGCTTGCGGTGGCTGGAGGTGCGCGCCACGTAGCCGGGCAGGTAGGGACCCGTGTAGTGGTCGCGGTTGATCAGGGTGTGCCGGGTCTCGCCGTACGCGGCGATCGCGGCGATCCGCACGGTGCCGTGCTCGTCGCTGACGTCGTGCGGCTCCTCGAGGACGGTGGCGCCCTGCGCGCGGGCGTGCTCCACGCACTTGTCGACGTCGGGGACCGCGAGGGCGATGTCGGTGATGCCGTCACCGTGCCGGGCGTGGTGGGCGATGACCGGGCTGTCCGGGTCGACGCCGCCCTGGATCACGAACCGGATCGCGCCGCTCTTCAGCACGTACGACATGTGATCGCGGTTGCCGGTCTCCGGACCCGAGTACGCGATCAGCTCCATCCCGAACGCCGACTGGAAGAAGTGCGCGCTCTGCGTGGCGTTCCCGACCGCCCAGACGATCGCATCCCAGCCGGTCACCGGGAACGGATCTCCGGCGGAGTCGTACTCGACGAGACCGACCAGCTGCTTGAGCGTGTCCAGGTCGAGCTCGGCGAGCCGCTCCTCGTTGGTCAGCGTGTCGTTGACGGACATCATGCCCCCTTCAATGAGACCGGCGATGTCTCACAGGCTGGCGAGGAGGCTGTGCTCTGCGCAACAAGTAGTTTTCTCAGCTCGCAGATTGCACAGAACGCCGAGTTCTTACCCACGGGTAGTGGACAGATTGACTAGCGGCGCCAGGATTCTCTGATGTTGACGAGGAGGACCAGGAGCGCCGCCGCGAAGAAGCCGAAGGTGACCACGTAGCGGCCGTCGAACCAGAGGACCGCGAGCAGGAACAGGGTGGCGCAGGCCAGCAGGATGCGCAGCAGGACCGCCAGCAGTTTGCCGCGGACGAAGCCCTCCACGCAGAGCAGGAGCAACAGCAGGACCAGAGCCGTCTCCTGCCCGGCGATCTGGGTGATCGGCGAGGCCAAGGCCCCGATCGCCCAGAGGATCAGCGGCGTGCTCAGCACCGCCCACCAGGACTGGGCCCGGCCCAGGAACCCCTCGGCCGGTTCCATCGGCAGCCGCCGGTGCAGCAGATGGTCGTGCGGGTTCTGGGCGACCGGGCCGGCCGTGGACGTCCGGTGCAACTCGTCGGCGAGGCGGGTGCGTTCCATCCGCAGGCCGAGCAGCCTCTGCTCCCGGCCGACCAGGGCCCGCACCTCCGGGTCGGCGGGGGCGAGACCGGCCGCCTCCACGGCGAGTTCGTGCCGCAGCGCGCTGATCTCGTCGTCCAGTTCGGCGATCCGGTCGCGGTCACGCTGGGTGCGGATCTCGGCGTAGCGCTTCTCCTCGGCCGGGTTCGGCACCACCTTGGCGAGGCCGGCCCAGCCGACGGGGTCGGCCCAGCAGGCTCGTACGCTGCCGTCCCGCGTGTACCGGGGACCGGCCGGTCCGCGTTCCCCGCCGAGCCGGTCCCGGGTGTCGCGCCCCCACAGGCCCCGGAAGTCGCGTACCCACGGGGTGTCGTCGCCGATCACCACCGGATGCCAGGCCTCGGGCTGCCCGGGTCCGACGGAACGGCCGTCGCCACGCGCGTAGTCGACGTACGGAATCCCCACGGTCTTCTGATGCTCCCCGGACCAGGGCGCCATGAGCCGGGCCGACCAGCGCAGAGCGTCGACCAGGCCGCGCAGCCGCGGCGGCCGCACCGTGATCAGGTAGTCGCCGGCGAGGTAGGCACCGGAATGCGAGCCGGCGCCCACGAAGACGACCGGATGCCGGCCGCCGACCAGGCTCAGATCCGGGTCGTCCCAGCGTCGCCGCAGATCGTCGCCGACCTCGTCGTGCGCGGAGAAGACCACCCACGCCGGCCGGGGCGCGCCGGCGGCGGCGTCCAGGAAGATGGTGACCTGTTCCCAGTCGCCTTCGTGTTCGTTGACGCCGCCGAACGCCGAGCGCCAGTTGTTGAAGCTGTAGAAGTACCAGTACTGCAGGACGATCCACGGGTCGTCGCGGACCACCCGCCCGTAGTACATCGGCCGCATCGGCTCCAGGTGGTCGCGCTGCAGCAACCAGGAGTGCGCGGCGCTGCCACCCGGGACGCTGCCGCGGAAGAGCAGCGAGAAGCGGTTCAGCGTGTCGACCAGGCGGGCGGTGAGGCCGACCGACGCGAGCCGGCTGGCCCGGGCGAGGTGCGGCGGGCGTTCCCGGAGCGGGATGTGCGCGTGCTTCTCGCCGGCGCCGATACCGGAGAGCGAGTAGCCGACGCCGTGCTGCGGCCCGCCGGCGGTGGCGAGGCTGCCCAGGCTGAGGCTGCCCGGATCGGAGATCCGCACCGGGGTGTTGCCGGGGTCGGCGCGCCACAGACCGGCCCGGCTCACGTACCGCTCGACCGACACCGGGAAGAAGTACTCACCCTCGGTGAACTTGGCCACCGGCTCGTAGTCGCGCAGCAGCCGCAGGTCGTCCGCAGTCCCCAAGCCCGTTCCCTTCGGCATTCCATGACGCGTGCCGAGGCTATAGGCTCACCGGACATAGTCAACAAATTTACTATCAGGGGGATGCGATGAAGACGTTCCGTGCCGCTGTGGAAGCCCGTGACACCGCCGCGCTCGAGGCACTGCTCGCCGACGACGTGATGTTCACCAGCCCGGTCGCGTTCAAGCCCTACCCCGGCAAGCCGATCACCGCCGCCATCCTGCGCGGCGCGCTGCGCGTCTTCGAGGACTTCCGCTACGTCCGGGAGATCGGCGAGGCGGACGGCCGCGACCACGCGCTGGTCTTCGAGGCCACGGTGAACGGCAAGGCGGTGACCGGCTGCGACTTCCTGCACGTCGACGAGAACGGGCTGATCGACGACATCATGGTGATGGTCCGGCCGCTGACCGGCGCGCAGGCCCTGGCCGAGGCGATGGCCGCCCAGTTCGACCAGATCCGGCGCGAGGCCCTCGGTTAGTCGAACGTCGGCGTCGTCCCGCACTTGACGCCCTGGTTGATGCAGGTGCGCACCAGCGGGCCGAGCACCGCGGGATCCCAGCCGTTCATCATGTCCATGTGTGCCGACGACGGCAGGCCCGAGGAGAGCGCGAATCCGTCGCCGCCGCGCGTGTCGTAGGTGAACAGCTCCGAGATCGACGGGATCGCGACCGGGAACCTCCCGCCGGCGCAGGTGCCGTCCGGGCCGGCCGGCCCGACGTGCGACCTGTGGTCCGGCGAATCGACGTGCTTGCCGTCCCAGCAGTCCGGGAACGTGATCGAGATGATCATCCGGCCGCCCGTGCCGCACTTCGGCCAGTTGCCGTCGGCGCTGCGGCCCACCTCGGCGGCGCCGGCGCACCAGAACTGGTTGATGCCGCTGTCCTTCGGCGTCGGCTCCTGCCGCTTGGCGTCACCGGCGATCATCACGAGGCCGGGCGGGAGGATGGTGGTTCTGCTCGGATCCTTCAGCCGGGAG comes from the Actinoplanes sp. OR16 genome and includes:
- the fahA gene encoding fumarylacetoacetase encodes the protein MNRHSGIGALPYGIFSTPDEPHRRAGVALGDQIIDLPAAVRRLDPSLAAAVTGPTLDALLAAGPAVWSSLRASLITWVTDEAHRDLLPTVPAADAVMHLPFTVADYVDFYASEQHATNLGRILRPGQEPLTANWKHLPIGYHGRAGTVVVSGTDIVRPSGLRPGAEFGASQRLDIEAELGFVVGAPSTLGTPVPLADFDQHVFGVCLVNDWSARDIQAFEYVPLGPFLGKSFATSVSPWIVPLAALEHARVPPPVRDVPLSAYLDDEKTPSWGLDVRLEIRLNGQVISTPTFEGMYWTPAQMLAHMTVNGAALRTGDLYASGTISGGSPGSLIELSWNGQEPLHLADGSARAFLHDGDEVVISAVAPGENGTLISLGEVSGRILGAR
- a CDS encoding homogentisate 1,2-dioxygenase; protein product: MAFYQRAGSVPPKRHTQHRDPSGALYYEELMGEEGFSSDSSLLYHRHVPSAVVGARIWQLPDQATTANQPLLPRHLKLHTLFEGLDWKSCDAVQDRRLVLGNADVRINYVVCGTASPLYRNAVGDECVYVEAGTGTVETVFGHLDVSPGDYVIIPRATTHRWVPSGELPLRLYAIEANSHIAPPKRYLSRYGQFLEHSPYCERDLRLPVAADPVDEQQVEVYIKHRGDGPGGLAGSVHVLPHHPFDVVGWDGCLYPYAFNIADYEPITGRIHQPPPVHQVFEGANFVICNFVPRKVDYHPLAVPVPYYHSNVDSDEVMFYVGGDYEARKGSGINVGSISLHPGGYPHGPQPAAIEASLGAERFDETAVMVDTFRPLGLGEAGRISDDGVYAWTWARKP
- the hppD gene encoding 4-hydroxyphenylpyruvate dioxygenase — protein: MSVNDTLTNEERLAELDLDTLKQLVGLVEYDSAGDPFPVTGWDAIVWAVGNATQSAHFFQSAFGMELIAYSGPETGNRDHMSYVLKSGAIRFVIQGGVDPDSPVIAHHARHGDGITDIALAVPDVDKCVEHARAQGATVLEEPHDVSDEHGTVRIAAIAAYGETRHTLINRDHYTGPYLPGYVARTSSHRKRAGAPKRIFQALDHVVGNVELGAMDEWVDFYNRVLGFTNMAEFIGDDIATDYSALMSKVVASGNHRVKFPLNEPALGKKKSQIDEYLEFYRGPGAQHLALATNDILRAVDALVEEGVEFLATPDSYYEDPELRARIGNVRVPIEELQKRGILVDRDEDGYLLQIFTKPIGDRPTVFFELIERHGSLGFGKGNFKALFEAIEREQAKRGNF
- a CDS encoding nuclear transport factor 2 family protein, which codes for MKTFRAAVEARDTAALEALLADDVMFTSPVAFKPYPGKPITAAILRGALRVFEDFRYVREIGEADGRDHALVFEATVNGKAVTGCDFLHVDENGLIDDIMVMVRPLTGAQALAEAMAAQFDQIRREALG